From Desulfuromonas sp.:
TTCTTTAGCGTCGGTCTCTGCCTGTCCGTGGCTGGGGTGCTCTTCATGCGCCTCTTCCGGAATCGGGGGTTTGCCTGACAGACAGGTAGATTGGCGCCAACACTCATGATAGATAGCGAAAGCCCTCTCTGTTCCCTGGGAGGGCTTTCGTTTGTGGGTGGCATCGGCCCGAGGTGTGGGCGGCCTTTGGTCGCCGGGGCATGGCCGGGTAGTCCTGGTCGACAACTGCGCCCCCTTGCGAGTCCTTGGGACCCAGAAGAAGCTGGCTCCTTGTCAATCCCCGAATCCGCCCGGTTCGGGGCTTTTCTTTTCCGTTTTAGCTTAGGAAATGTTATTGTTTGCTGGTTTTTCTATGTACTATCGCGGTATTGGAAGGGGGATCTGTGAAGGGAATAACGATTCGTCTTTATCTGGTGGACGGTACACCCACCGGAATTCTCACCGCTGAAATCATTAACTGGACTGGCAAGCTTTATGTCGCGCCAAGAAGCCAGCTTGCAGACCTGGCAAAACGGGAAGAAGTGCGCCGAACCGGGGTTTACTTTCTCGTTGGGCCTGACCCGGACCGCCCCAGCCGTGACCGGGTTTACATCGGCGAAGGGGATAGCGTCCTCAAGCGGTTGATCGACCACGACAAAGACCCTACAAAGGATTTCTGGACCCGCACTGCTGTTGTCATCAGTAAGGACGAAAACATCACCAAGTCGCATGGCCGCTACCTGGAGAGCCGCCTGCTCGAAAAGGCCAAGGTAGCGAATCGTGCAAGTCTCTCCAACGGTACCAATCCCCCCACGCCTCCCCTGCCAGAACCGGACGTAGCGGACATGGAGTTCTTCCTTGGTCAGGTTCAAATGATCCTGCCCGCTCTCGGGTTCGGCTTTTTGCAGGCGAAGCCGAGCGAAGAACCAACAAGCAAGGCGGAGGAATCCCCCCGGTTCCTCATGGCCACCAGTGGGGCCAAGGCAACGGCAATTGAGGCCGGAGGCGAGTTCGTTGTGCTCCAGGGCTCGACTGCTCGCAAGGAAGGAGTCCCCTCTTGGGACACCTATCGCACTTTGCGCGATCAACTAGTCGCCGACGGCAAATTGGTTGATGCAAAGAAGCCGGACTATTTCGAATTCGCCGAGGACGTCTCTTTCTCCAGCCCCAGTGCCGCTTCCTCAGTGGTTGCTGCACGCAATACCAACGGCCGGGAGTCGTGGGCCATTGAGGGGACTCGCACGACCTATGCAAAGTGGCACGAAGAGAAG
This genomic window contains:
- a CDS encoding GIY-YIG nuclease family protein; the protein is MLVFLCTIAVLEGGSVKGITIRLYLVDGTPTGILTAEIINWTGKLYVAPRSQLADLAKREEVRRTGVYFLVGPDPDRPSRDRVYIGEGDSVLKRLIDHDKDPTKDFWTRTAVVISKDENITKSHGRYLESRLLEKAKVANRASLSNGTNPPTPPLPEPDVADMEFFLGQVQMILPALGFGFLQAKPSEEPTSKAEESPRFLMATSGAKATAIEAGGEFVVLQGSTARKEGVPSWDTYRTLRDQLVADGKLVDAKKPDYFEFAEDVSFSSPSAASSVVAARNTNGRESWAIEGTRTTYAKWHEEKIASAASQTDEPED